Proteins from one Caulobacter sp. 73W genomic window:
- a CDS encoding bifunctional 2-C-methyl-D-erythritol 4-phosphate cytidylyltransferase/2-C-methyl-D-erythritol 2,4-cyclodiphosphate synthase, which produces MSFSAVIVAAGGGSRAGAGPAKQWRTIAGKPVVRWSVEAFASAGASEIVVVIPSGAETELSSALNGLTGWRSVVGGASRATSVQNGLAALRAAGDTPVMIHDAARLFLTCEHIAALLDALNTADGAAPALPVADTLKRCDGDRVTTASRDGLWRVQTPQAFRRDTLEQAYSAWADDTDPTDDCAVVEAAGGRIALTVGDPMLMKLTYPEDFAMAERLAGGARITRIGQGFDAHRWGPGEEVWLCGVSIAHNETLIGHSDADAGLHALTDAILGAIGEGDIGDHFPPTDPKWKGASSDRFLIHAAELVAAKGGRIINVDVTLICERPKIKPHRQAMRERMAALLNLPLDRVSVKATTTEGMGFPGRGEGLAAQAVATVETPL; this is translated from the coding sequence ATGAGCTTTTCAGCCGTCATCGTCGCCGCAGGCGGCGGATCGCGGGCCGGCGCAGGCCCCGCCAAGCAGTGGCGCACCATCGCCGGCAAGCCTGTCGTCCGCTGGTCGGTCGAGGCCTTCGCCAGCGCCGGGGCGTCGGAGATCGTGGTGGTCATCCCTTCGGGCGCGGAGACCGAGCTGTCCAGCGCGCTCAACGGCCTGACCGGCTGGCGTTCGGTCGTCGGCGGCGCCTCGCGCGCGACTTCCGTCCAGAACGGCTTGGCGGCGCTGCGGGCGGCCGGCGATACGCCGGTCATGATCCATGACGCCGCGCGGCTGTTCCTGACCTGCGAGCATATCGCCGCGCTGCTCGACGCCCTGAACACCGCTGACGGTGCGGCCCCCGCCCTGCCGGTCGCCGATACCCTCAAGCGCTGTGACGGCGACCGGGTCACCACAGCATCCCGCGACGGCCTGTGGCGCGTGCAGACGCCGCAAGCCTTCCGCCGCGACACCTTGGAGCAGGCCTATTCGGCCTGGGCCGACGACACCGATCCCACCGACGACTGCGCCGTGGTCGAGGCCGCCGGCGGACGCATCGCCCTCACCGTGGGCGACCCGATGCTGATGAAGCTGACCTATCCGGAGGACTTCGCCATGGCCGAACGGCTCGCCGGCGGCGCGCGCATCACGCGCATCGGCCAAGGCTTCGACGCCCACCGCTGGGGACCAGGCGAGGAAGTCTGGCTCTGCGGCGTGTCCATCGCCCACAACGAGACCCTGATCGGCCACTCCGACGCCGACGCCGGCCTGCACGCCCTGACCGACGCCATCCTGGGCGCGATCGGCGAAGGCGACATCGGCGACCACTTCCCGCCCACCGATCCGAAGTGGAAGGGCGCGTCGTCGGACCGCTTCCTGATCCACGCGGCCGAGCTGGTCGCCGCCAAGGGCGGACGGATAATCAACGTCGACGTGACGCTCATCTGCGAGCGGCCGAAGATCAAGCCGCATCGCCAGGCTATGCGCGAGCGTATGGCCGCCCTGCTGAACCTGCCGCTCGACCGCGTCAGCGTGAAGGCGACCACGACCGAGGGGATGGGCTTCCCCGGCCGCGGGGAAGGGTTGGCGGCTCAGGCGGTGGCGACGGTCGAGACGCCGCTCTAA
- the dusB gene encoding tRNA dihydrouridine synthase DusB produces MSKTLKVGSVDIPGRVWIAPMTGVSDLPFRIAAVKAGAGYVATEMVACAEFARGRPDVVRRAAVGEGLPLMVVQLVGRDPAFMAEGARLAARAGAQVIDLNFGCPAKEVTGIASGSALMRDPDLAQSLVAAAVDAVDVPVTVKMRLGWDDASKNAPEIASRAQAVGARAVTVHGRTRCQFYKGVADWSAVKAVKDELSVPVIVNGDIVDGDTAREALARSGADGVMIGRGVYGRPWIAAAIEAALDGQPFVEPDMEQRLSIALDHFRGSLAFYGERLGLKMFRKHLASYIEAAPWPQTPEARREARGRLCRLETAAEVEAALTALWSGGDTRLAA; encoded by the coding sequence ATGAGCAAAACGCTCAAGGTCGGTTCCGTCGATATTCCGGGGCGCGTGTGGATCGCGCCGATGACCGGGGTTTCGGACCTGCCTTTCCGCATTGCAGCTGTGAAGGCCGGCGCCGGTTATGTGGCGACGGAGATGGTGGCGTGCGCCGAATTCGCTCGCGGCCGTCCGGACGTCGTCCGTCGCGCCGCCGTCGGTGAAGGCCTGCCCCTGATGGTGGTGCAGCTAGTCGGCCGTGATCCGGCCTTCATGGCCGAAGGCGCGCGCCTGGCCGCTCGCGCCGGAGCTCAGGTGATCGACCTGAACTTCGGCTGCCCGGCCAAGGAAGTCACTGGCATCGCCTCGGGCTCGGCCTTGATGCGCGATCCGGATCTGGCGCAAAGCCTGGTGGCCGCCGCCGTCGACGCCGTCGATGTGCCCGTCACCGTGAAGATGCGCCTGGGCTGGGACGACGCTTCCAAGAACGCGCCCGAGATCGCTTCGCGCGCCCAGGCCGTGGGCGCCCGCGCGGTGACGGTCCATGGCCGCACGCGCTGCCAGTTCTACAAGGGCGTCGCCGACTGGTCGGCGGTCAAGGCGGTGAAGGACGAGCTGTCCGTGCCGGTGATCGTCAACGGCGACATCGTCGACGGCGACACCGCCCGCGAGGCGCTGGCCAGGTCGGGCGCCGACGGCGTGATGATCGGGCGGGGCGTCTATGGCCGTCCCTGGATCGCCGCGGCCATCGAGGCGGCCCTGGACGGCCAGCCGTTCGTCGAACCGGACATGGAACAGCGCCTGTCGATCGCCCTGGACCACTTCCGGGGAAGCTTGGCCTTCTACGGCGAGCGTCTGGGCCTGAAGATGTTCCGCAAGCACCTGGCCTCCTACATCGAGGCCGCGCCATGGCCGCAAACGCCGGAAGCACGGCGGGAGGCGAGGGGGCGGCTTTGCCGGCTCGAGACGGCGGCCGAGGTCGAGGCGGCCCTGACCGCTCTGTGGTCGGGCGGCGATACGAGGCTGGCGGCATGA
- a CDS encoding sigma 54-interacting transcriptional regulator, translating into MNASAKKILIADDDSSIRLVLSQAFTRLGYQVRATGNATTLLKWVSDGEGDLVVTDVVMPDENVFDVLPRIRKERPKLPVIVMSGQNTLLTAVSAADAGAFEYVSKPFDLDDITAAARRALSKPADSEASKAQARAMRDERLPLIGRSAPMQDVYRTIARLVGADLTVLILGESGTGKELVARALHELGRRRDGKFVVINLAAVPRERVEAELFGRGDGDLGKLVEADGGTLFLDEIGDMPLDAQTRLLRVIDGSEPAINPKTGRRPNVRVIAATNRDLRSLIQQGLFREDLYFRLNVAPVRLPPLRDRTEDIPDLARAFLLRANREGLPSKTIDQGALDRLKTHAWPGNVRELENLVRRICALYAEELISARIIERELQDQAPAVRGEEGPVTLSMLVERHLASHFADQDGLPEPGLYDRILEEVERPLIQMTLSATRGNQVRAAEILGLNRNTLRKKIQDLGVEMARGRR; encoded by the coding sequence ATGAACGCCTCCGCCAAGAAGATCCTGATCGCCGACGACGACTCCTCGATCCGACTGGTGTTGAGTCAGGCCTTCACACGCCTCGGCTATCAGGTTCGCGCCACCGGCAACGCCACCACACTTTTGAAGTGGGTGTCGGACGGCGAGGGCGACCTGGTGGTCACCGACGTGGTCATGCCGGACGAGAACGTCTTCGACGTTCTGCCGCGCATCCGCAAGGAACGGCCCAAGCTGCCGGTCATCGTCATGAGCGGCCAGAACACCCTGCTGACGGCGGTCAGCGCCGCTGACGCCGGGGCTTTCGAGTATGTCTCCAAGCCCTTCGACCTGGACGACATCACGGCGGCGGCCCGCCGCGCCCTGTCCAAGCCCGCCGACAGCGAGGCCTCCAAGGCCCAGGCCCGCGCCATGCGCGACGAGCGTCTGCCGCTGATCGGCCGCTCGGCGCCGATGCAAGACGTCTATCGCACCATCGCCCGCCTGGTCGGGGCGGACCTGACGGTCCTGATCCTCGGCGAATCCGGCACCGGCAAGGAACTGGTGGCCCGCGCCCTGCATGAGCTGGGCCGTCGCCGCGACGGCAAGTTCGTGGTCATCAACCTGGCCGCCGTGCCGCGCGAGCGCGTCGAGGCCGAGCTGTTCGGTCGCGGCGACGGCGACCTGGGCAAGCTGGTCGAGGCCGATGGCGGGACCCTGTTCCTGGACGAGATCGGCGACATGCCGCTGGATGCCCAGACGCGCCTGCTGCGGGTGATCGACGGCTCCGAGCCGGCGATCAATCCCAAGACCGGTCGTCGTCCCAACGTCCGCGTCATCGCCGCCACCAACCGCGACCTGCGCAGCCTGATCCAGCAGGGCCTGTTCCGCGAGGACCTCTATTTCCGCCTGAACGTGGCGCCGGTTCGTCTGCCGCCGTTGCGTGACCGCACCGAGGACATTCCGGATCTGGCCCGCGCCTTCCTGCTGCGCGCCAATCGCGAAGGCCTGCCGTCCAAGACCATCGATCAGGGCGCGCTCGACCGCCTGAAGACCCACGCCTGGCCGGGCAATGTGCGGGAGCTGGAGAACCTGGTCCGTCGCATCTGCGCCCTCTACGCCGAGGAGCTGATCAGCGCCCGGATCATCGAGCGCGAGCTTCAGGACCAGGCGCCCGCCGTGCGGGGCGAGGAGGGGCCTGTCACCCTGTCGATGCTGGTGGAGCGTCACCTGGCCAGCCACTTCGCCGACCAGGATGGCCTGCCGGAGCCAGGCCTCTATGACCGGATCCTGGAGGAGGTGGAGCGTCCGCTGATCCAGATGACCCTGTCGGCGACGCGGGGGAATCAGGTCCGCGCCGCGGAAATCCTGGGCCTCAACCGCAACACCCTGCGCAAGAAGATCCAGGATTTGGGCGTGGAGATGGCCCGCGGTCGCCGCTGA
- a CDS encoding ATP-binding protein has translation MALFGRLSLSGFAPPAFRRGLRRLSRSRYLLGGGYALAASLTVTGVLLASSPPTSGPVDPAINLILVVLGLNLILILGLAAFVGWRVLHLIGMRANDAGARLHLRFVALFSAAAVAPAVIVALFFGVLVNRGVEDWFSRRVQTVVENSATVARSYVEEQKTYISDHVMLMAASLNNAAPAITHSPVAFSHFLASEAQDNGFAAAYVLDADGRILARAEGEGAPPFLAPPRTSFAGADEGVISAQQFYSADLFRALYRLRAFPDGYLYVVRPVDRGILNHLRETMELLASYREAASSRARLQAAFALSYIETAFLLLVGAVWLGIAAANSIAGPVARLVQAAGRVSAGDLSARVAVERGPEEIQALSNAFNQMTADLKDQQEALIAAGYEAEERRQFMEAVLSGVSAGVLGLDGKGRISAMNRQAAVLLGIDAGAAGRTLAEASPELTPLAQEAMSSGIDVEAEVDVTRGADTRRLRVRASGGDGGLVLTFDDITRLVAAQRNAAWKDVARRIAHEIKNPLTPIQLSAERLRRKYRKDVTQDVETFDRCTETIIRQVGDIGRMVDEFSAFARMPAPKFAPADPMELLRETVFAQRVANPDIDIEIIDTAPAGMLICDARMVGQALTNILKNAAEAVSARRAEDSDLKGRIVAEMSADASSFCFIVEDNGVGLPTKDRDRLTEPYVTTREKGTGLGLAIVKRVLEDHGGDLVLTDAGHGRGARAILRFPASAQNQATPRSGEADLKESA, from the coding sequence ATGGCTTTGTTCGGCCGACTTTCCTTGTCAGGGTTCGCGCCGCCCGCGTTTCGGCGTGGGCTGAGGCGCCTTTCGCGTTCGCGTTATCTGCTGGGGGGCGGCTACGCCCTTGCCGCAAGCCTGACCGTAACCGGCGTCCTGCTGGCCTCGTCGCCGCCGACCAGCGGACCGGTCGATCCCGCGATCAACCTGATCCTGGTCGTCCTTGGCCTGAACCTGATCCTGATACTGGGGCTCGCCGCCTTCGTCGGCTGGCGGGTGCTGCATCTGATCGGCATGCGCGCCAACGACGCCGGCGCGCGCCTGCACCTGCGTTTCGTCGCCCTGTTCTCGGCCGCCGCCGTCGCCCCAGCTGTGATCGTCGCCCTGTTCTTCGGCGTGCTGGTGAACCGTGGCGTGGAGGACTGGTTCAGCCGACGGGTCCAGACCGTCGTCGAGAACTCCGCCACCGTCGCCCGCTCCTATGTCGAGGAGCAGAAGACCTACATCAGCGACCACGTGATGCTGATGGCCGCCAGCCTCAACAACGCCGCGCCGGCCATCACCCATTCGCCTGTGGCCTTCAGCCATTTCCTGGCCTCCGAGGCGCAGGACAACGGCTTCGCCGCCGCCTATGTGCTGGACGCCGACGGGCGCATCCTGGCCCGGGCGGAAGGCGAGGGCGCGCCGCCGTTCCTGGCCCCGCCGCGCACCAGCTTCGCCGGCGCCGACGAGGGCGTGATCTCAGCCCAGCAGTTCTACAGCGCCGACCTATTCCGAGCCCTCTATCGCCTGCGCGCCTTCCCGGATGGCTATCTCTACGTCGTGCGCCCGGTGGACCGGGGTATCCTGAACCACCTACGCGAGACGATGGAGTTGCTGGCCTCTTACCGGGAGGCGGCCAGCAGCCGGGCGCGTCTGCAGGCGGCCTTTGCGCTGAGCTATATCGAGACCGCGTTCCTGCTCCTGGTCGGGGCGGTGTGGCTGGGCATCGCCGCCGCCAACTCCATCGCCGGACCGGTGGCGCGTCTGGTGCAGGCGGCAGGCCGGGTGTCGGCCGGGGATCTTTCGGCCCGCGTCGCCGTGGAAAGAGGACCTGAAGAGATCCAGGCCTTGTCCAATGCATTCAATCAGATGACGGCTGATCTTAAGGATCAGCAGGAAGCTTTGATCGCCGCCGGTTACGAGGCTGAGGAGCGTCGCCAGTTCATGGAGGCCGTGTTGTCCGGCGTCAGCGCCGGCGTGCTGGGCCTCGACGGCAAGGGCCGGATCTCGGCCATGAACCGGCAGGCCGCCGTCCTGCTCGGGATCGACGCCGGGGCCGCCGGCCGCACCCTGGCCGAGGCGTCGCCGGAGCTGACGCCCTTGGCGCAGGAAGCGATGAGCAGCGGCATTGATGTCGAGGCCGAGGTGGACGTGACCCGCGGCGCCGACACGCGCCGTTTGCGTGTTCGAGCTTCAGGCGGCGACGGCGGCCTGGTCCTGACCTTCGATGACATCACCCGCCTGGTCGCCGCCCAGCGGAACGCCGCGTGGAAGGATGTGGCCCGGCGCATCGCCCACGAGATCAAGAACCCGCTGACCCCAATCCAGCTGTCGGCAGAACGCCTGCGTCGCAAGTACCGTAAGGACGTGACGCAGGATGTGGAGACCTTCGACCGCTGCACCGAGACCATCATCCGCCAGGTGGGCGACATCGGGCGCATGGTCGACGAGTTCAGCGCCTTCGCCCGAATGCCGGCGCCAAAGTTCGCGCCCGCCGATCCCATGGAGCTGCTGCGCGAGACGGTCTTCGCCCAGCGCGTCGCCAATCCAGATATCGATATCGAGATCATCGACACCGCGCCGGCCGGAATGCTGATCTGCGATGCCCGCATGGTGGGCCAGGCCCTCACCAACATCCTCAAGAACGCGGCCGAAGCGGTCTCCGCCCGCCGCGCCGAGGACAGCGACCTGAAGGGGCGCATTGTCGCCGAGATGAGCGCCGACGCCTCGTCCTTCTGCTTCATCGTCGAGGACAACGGGGTCGGCCTGCCGACCAAGGATCGTGACCGCCTGACGGAGCCCTACGTCACCACGCGCGAGAAGGGCACCGGCCTGGGCCTGGCCATCGTCAAGCGGGTGCTCGAAGACCACGGGGGCGACCTCGTCCTCACCGATGCCGGACACGGGCGAGGCGCGCGGGCGATCCTGCGCTTCCCCGCGTCCGCCCAAAACCAGGCCACGCCGCGCAGCGGCGAAGCTGATCTTAAGGAGAGCGCATGA